The Candidatus Kryptobacter tengchongensis genome contains a region encoding:
- a CDS encoding CRISPR-associated protein, Cas6 family — translation MRLEVNLTSVGNNILSLNYNHSVAGLIYRVISLQSKKFARRVHSKGFKFNGKVFKMFTFSKIFYFDGSHVEGAYILIPANSEISFFISSPYEEFLENFAFGLTKVNRIWLERRDNLYTLKSVEVVFEPELFNGNPMEVIELDGVFISPLVVSKVDSLGKRVFLGCFDGEVPYLIRSNLFKKFEAFYKYQPDDDFEFAFKTDYIVKNDWRKLITIKAGEKGETKIRCMVAPFKLRGTKRIIKFAWDVGLGERNSMGFGMWDIAKLHHRDKTSIEN, via the coding sequence ATGCGTTTAGAGGTTAACTTAACTTCGGTTGGGAATAACATTTTAAGTTTAAATTACAATCATTCCGTTGCGGGGTTAATTTATAGAGTTATCTCCTTGCAGTCTAAAAAATTTGCTCGGAGGGTTCATAGCAAGGGGTTTAAATTTAACGGCAAAGTTTTCAAGATGTTTACATTTTCAAAAATCTTTTATTTTGATGGCTCTCATGTTGAAGGTGCATATATTTTAATCCCCGCTAATTCTGAGATTTCATTTTTTATCTCATCTCCTTATGAAGAATTTTTGGAAAACTTTGCCTTCGGTTTAACCAAGGTAAATCGCATATGGCTTGAACGGAGGGATAATCTTTACACTTTAAAATCAGTTGAGGTTGTCTTTGAACCAGAGTTATTTAATGGAAATCCGATGGAAGTTATTGAGCTTGACGGTGTCTTCATTTCTCCTCTTGTTGTTTCAAAGGTTGATTCGCTTGGGAAGAGAGTTTTCCTTGGATGTTTTGATGGTGAAGTTCCTTACCTTATTCGCAGTAATTTATTTAAAAAGTTTGAGGCGTTTTATAAATATCAGCCTGATGATGATTTTGAATTTGCTTTTAAAACTGATTATATCGTGAAAAATGACTGGAGGAAGTTAATAACGATAAAAGCAGGGGAAAAGGGTGAAACAAAAATTCGTTGCATGGTTGCTCCCTTCAAATTAAGGGGAACTAAAAGAATTATAAAGTTTGCGTGGGATGTTGGACTTGGGGAAAGAAATTCAATGGGTTTTGGAATGTGGGACATTGCAAAATTACACCATAGAGACAAAACTTCAATTGAAAATTAA
- a CDS encoding solute carrier family 13 (sodium-dependent dicarboxylate transporter), member 2/3/5, with product MEFDRIRAIIGLFLGLFLFIIIILVPVPQAFVYYASQRINTSDITPEVLKLSYSMKIALALLVLMIVWWISEAVPIPITSLLPGIILPLFQTYGLQDGKLVELNGRNVFLNYANPIIFLFLASFLIAGALQKWGLDQRIALWILTRGNISKSPGRILFGLIIASAFISLWVSNTATTAMMLPIGLGILSRLNVDLNSKYGKAVMLGIAFASSIGGVGTIIGTPPNGIAVSILAKEKIAQINFIEWMSFGVPFVIFALPILWLVLKVVFKFDVSYGDGVREILINEKNKLGKLSKAEKLTLFGFALTVFLWITNPFWNFIPFIGEKLSWFDEYLIAVFGSIVLFVFPVDLSKRKFVLDWGDSKYVDWGTLLLFGGGIALSDALFKTGLASVISTEFVKFFGHPSLFVIIFVIVIFMELLTEVTSNTAVTSMMVPILISICSDLGIKAQFVVLPATVAASMAFMLPVATPPNAIIYGTRYVTLKDMIKTGFILDFMMWLYVSFFFYIVGKIGLIR from the coding sequence ATGGAGTTTGACAGAATTAGGGCAATTATTGGGCTTTTTCTTGGTTTGTTTCTTTTCATAATCATAATTCTTGTCCCAGTGCCTCAGGCATTTGTTTATTATGCAAGTCAAAGAATTAACACTTCTGACATAACTCCTGAGGTTTTAAAACTTTCATACAGTATGAAGATCGCCCTTGCGCTTTTAGTTTTGATGATAGTTTGGTGGATAAGTGAAGCAGTTCCGATCCCAATTACATCTCTTTTGCCGGGGATTATTTTACCACTTTTTCAAACATACGGATTGCAGGATGGCAAATTGGTTGAATTAAATGGTAGAAATGTTTTTTTGAACTATGCAAATCCAATAATTTTTCTTTTTCTTGCCAGTTTTCTAATTGCTGGCGCGTTGCAAAAGTGGGGTCTTGATCAGAGAATTGCTCTTTGGATTTTAACTCGTGGAAACATCAGCAAAAGCCCAGGTAGAATTTTGTTTGGACTGATAATTGCTTCCGCTTTCATCTCGCTTTGGGTTTCAAATACTGCAACCACTGCCATGATGCTTCCCATTGGGCTTGGGATATTGAGCAGGTTAAATGTTGATTTGAATTCAAAATATGGCAAGGCTGTAATGCTTGGAATAGCTTTCGCTTCATCAATCGGTGGGGTTGGAACTATAATTGGAACACCTCCAAATGGAATTGCTGTTTCAATCCTTGCAAAAGAGAAAATCGCTCAGATAAATTTTATTGAATGGATGAGCTTTGGGGTTCCGTTTGTGATATTCGCATTGCCGATATTGTGGCTTGTTTTAAAAGTGGTTTTTAAATTTGATGTCTCCTATGGCGATGGGGTAAGAGAAATACTAATCAATGAAAAGAATAAACTTGGCAAATTATCAAAAGCTGAAAAATTAACACTTTTTGGCTTTGCTTTAACTGTTTTTCTTTGGATTACAAATCCATTCTGGAACTTTATCCCTTTCATTGGCGAGAAGCTCAGTTGGTTTGATGAATATTTAATTGCAGTCTTTGGAAGCATTGTTTTATTTGTTTTTCCAGTTGACCTGTCAAAAAGGAAATTCGTCCTTGATTGGGGTGATTCAAAATATGTTGATTGGGGAACTTTGCTTTTATTTGGTGGTGGGATAGCTTTATCCGACGCCTTGTTTAAAACTGGTCTTGCAAGTGTGATCTCAACGGAATTTGTAAAATTTTTCGGACATCCATCACTTTTTGTCATCATTTTCGTAATCGTAATTTTTATGGAACTTTTAACTGAGGTCACATCAAATACTGCTGTGACTTCAATGATGGTGCCGATTTTGATTTCAATTTGTTCTGATCTTGGCATCAAAGCCCAGTTTGTTGTTTTGCCAGCAACAGTTGCAGCATCAATGGCTTTTATGTTGCCCGTCGCAACCCCGCCAAATGCAATAATCTATGGGACTCGCTATGTGACATTGAAGGATATGATTAAAACAGGGTTTATACTTGACTTTATGATGTGGCTTTATGTTTCTTTCTTCTTTTATATCGTGGGTAAAATTGGGCTGATCAGATGA
- a CDS encoding Radical SAM superfamily protein: MEKVGENVIKIFIDGVGNVYFNLQKYSTTISEEHKFIYYFDAEGRFMGGFFDGISYRRGLDNRLMKKFFDKDGFKVKVFVNDDEKKRIIEDVIERVSRIKNELVGHGFGSEVLNRINEILKWNYKKLEEEGIKFFSVYKPISILPPDQYFSLVLQAAEGCSWNKCTFCSFYQDRKFRIKNPDEFLNHIKKVKEFFGKAIGLRKSIFLGDANALIIPQKRLIELIKIIHDEFPVGDSKNGFDYVFDGIYSFLDIFGAERKSYNEYVELKNLLVKRIYIGLETGDKTLFKYLNKPGSPTECIDVVSTIRSAGINIGIIVLAGAGGKRFYDEHVENTVETILKMPLGNGDIVYISPLVVDESDEYVKIMEELGSKMLNKFEIVEQVQGIKEGLKDLIKSGVRVTLYDIQEFIY; this comes from the coding sequence GTGGAAAAGGTAGGTGAAAATGTAATTAAGATTTTTATAGATGGTGTTGGTAATGTATATTTCAACCTTCAGAAGTATTCAACCACTATCTCCGAAGAACATAAGTTTATTTATTATTTTGATGCTGAGGGCAGATTTATGGGGGGATTTTTTGATGGGATAAGCTACAGACGTGGACTTGATAATAGGTTAATGAAAAAATTTTTTGACAAAGACGGATTTAAGGTGAAAGTTTTTGTTAATGATGATGAGAAAAAAAGGATTATTGAGGATGTAATTGAAAGGGTCTCAAGGATAAAGAACGAGTTAGTTGGGCATGGATTTGGGAGCGAGGTTTTGAATAGAATCAATGAAATTTTGAAATGGAATTATAAAAAGCTTGAAGAGGAAGGAATTAAATTTTTCTCTGTTTATAAACCGATAAGCATCTTACCACCAGATCAATACTTTTCTCTTGTCCTTCAAGCAGCTGAGGGTTGCTCATGGAACAAATGCACATTTTGTAGTTTTTATCAGGATAGAAAATTTAGGATAAAAAACCCTGATGAATTCTTAAATCATATTAAAAAAGTTAAGGAGTTTTTCGGTAAAGCGATAGGGCTTAGAAAGTCAATTTTTTTAGGTGATGCAAATGCATTGATAATTCCACAGAAGAGATTGATTGAGCTTATAAAAATTATCCATGATGAATTTCCAGTTGGTGATTCAAAAAATGGATTTGATTATGTCTTTGACGGGATTTATTCTTTTCTTGACATTTTTGGAGCGGAGAGAAAAAGTTACAATGAATATGTAGAGCTTAAAAATTTACTTGTGAAAAGGATTTATATTGGGCTTGAAACGGGGGATAAAACTTTGTTTAAATATCTTAACAAGCCAGGTTCGCCAACTGAATGTATTGATGTTGTTTCTACGATAAGAAGCGCTGGGATAAATATCGGGATAATAGTTCTTGCAGGTGCAGGGGGGAAAAGATTTTATGATGAACATGTTGAAAATACTGTTGAAACGATTTTAAAAATGCCACTTGGTAATGGTGATATTGTTTATATCTCACCTCTTGTTGTTGATGAGTCCGATGAATATGTGAAGATTATGGAAGAGCTCGGTTCTAAAATGTTAAATAAGTTTGAAATCGTTGAGCAAGTTCAAGGGATTAAAGAGGGACTTAAAGATTTAATCAAATCTGGGGTGAGGGTAACGCTTTATGATATACAGGAATTTATTTACTAA
- a CDS encoding DUF971 family protein — protein sequence MLYPIKIERINDKLKFTWSDGLESILSVKFLRDNCPCATCSAERDEKANIKLPISGQYEIKEINLVGNYAIQITWGDGHNTGIYSFDYLRELKEE from the coding sequence ATGCTTTACCCAATAAAAATTGAAAGAATAAATGACAAACTAAAATTCACATGGAGCGATGGACTTGAAAGCATCTTGTCAGTAAAATTTCTCCGAGACAACTGTCCGTGCGCTACTTGTTCAGCGGAAAGAGATGAAAAAGCAAACATCAAACTGCCCATATCAGGACAATATGAGATTAAGGAGATAAATTTGGTTGGTAATTATGCGATCCAGATAACTTGGGGGGATGGACATAACACAGGGATTTACAGTTTTGATTATCTGCGCGAGCTAAAAGAAGAGTAA
- a CDS encoding succinate dehydrogenase subunit B, whose protein sequence is MKVTFRIFRFNPETDSKPYYKDYEVEADPKDRVVDVLHYIKNEIDGTLTFRRSCLHGICGSDGMRINGKNMLACSILLQDLGYSDANKTYKKPIVVEPLPGMPIIKDLVTDFTDFWKKYETVKPYLITKTQPPERERLQRPEDVELIMEASKCILCACCTTSCPSTWSNDNYLGPAALLKAYRFIFDTRDEATDERLDIIDTPDGIWRCHTIFHCVQACPKEINITWHISQLKKKLVEREI, encoded by the coding sequence ATGAAAGTAACCTTTAGAATTTTCAGATTCAACCCTGAAACGGATAGCAAACCTTATTATAAAGATTATGAAGTTGAAGCAGACCCTAAAGATCGTGTTGTTGATGTACTTCATTACATAAAAAATGAAATTGATGGAACTTTGACATTTCGTCGTTCCTGTCTTCATGGAATTTGTGGTTCAGATGGGATGAGGATAAACGGTAAAAATATGCTCGCTTGCTCAATTCTCCTGCAGGACCTTGGTTATTCTGATGCGAACAAAACTTATAAAAAACCCATTGTAGTTGAACCCTTACCTGGTATGCCGATTATAAAGGATCTTGTAACTGATTTTACTGATTTTTGGAAGAAATATGAAACTGTTAAACCATATCTTATTACTAAAACCCAACCCCCGGAAAGAGAACGATTACAAAGACCTGAAGATGTTGAACTTATTATGGAGGCATCAAAGTGTATTCTTTGCGCTTGTTGTACAACAAGTTGTCCGTCAACATGGTCAAATGATAATTATCTCGGACCTGCTGCGCTTTTGAAGGCATACAGATTTATCTTTGATACAAGGGATGAAGCAACTGATGAACGACTTGATATAATTGATACCCCTGACGGAATTTGGCGCTGTCATACGATCTTCCATTGTGTTCAGGCATGCCCAAAGGAAATCAACATCACCTGGCATATTTCTCAACTTAAGAAGAAGCTCGTTGAAAGAGAAATTTAA
- a CDS encoding succinate dehydrogenase subunit A → MIHQFDAVIVGAGGAGLRAALEIPEGYTCAVLTKVYPTRSHTGTAQGGVCAALGNEEEDSWEYHFFDTVKGSDFLGDQDAIEIMCQDAIRAIIELEHMGMPFSRNEKGLIAQRPFGGHTKPKDPNNPFGERVPVKRACFSADRTGHVMLQTLYENCIKRGVQFFPEFFVTDLIVQDNIVRGVVAIEIATGEIHIFHAKTVMFATGGYGRVYRITSNAVVGTGDGFAIVYRRGIPLEDMEFVQFHPTGLWRLGILVSEAARGEGGVLRNKFGERFMEKYAPTIKDLAPRDVISRAMYTEIREGRGIQGPDGTYYLLLDLTHLGAEIINKKLPEITGFARIYLGVDPLKEPIPVQPTTHYAMGGIPTNVDAEVVIDDKGTKIEGFYAAGEVACVSVHGANRLGTNSLLDIIVFGRRGGKKMAEYIKEHDFPPLPKDSDEWTRKTIERILNSNGKERVSRIRKELQDVMMDKVSVFRTGDSIKEAIEKIKELKERYKEIKIDDKGKKFNTDLIEAIELGNLLDTAEAIAYSALNRTESRGAHYREDYPKRDDQNWLKHTLIYKNEEKEPIIKYKPVVITKIPPMERKY, encoded by the coding sequence ATGATTCATCAATTTGATGCAGTAATAGTCGGCGCAGGTGGAGCTGGGCTTCGTGCAGCACTTGAAATTCCAGAAGGTTATACCTGCGCTGTCTTAACAAAGGTTTATCCAACAAGGTCACATACAGGGACAGCTCAAGGTGGTGTTTGTGCAGCACTTGGAAACGAGGAAGAGGATTCATGGGAATATCACTTTTTTGATACTGTCAAAGGAAGTGATTTCCTTGGAGATCAAGATGCGATTGAGATAATGTGTCAAGATGCAATTCGTGCGATAATTGAGCTTGAACATATGGGGATGCCATTCTCAAGAAATGAAAAAGGTTTAATCGCTCAAAGACCATTTGGGGGACATACAAAACCAAAAGATCCGAATAATCCATTTGGAGAGAGAGTGCCTGTTAAAAGAGCTTGCTTTTCAGCTGATAGAACGGGACATGTTATGCTTCAAACTCTTTATGAGAATTGTATAAAAAGAGGTGTTCAATTTTTCCCAGAATTTTTTGTAACTGATTTAATTGTTCAAGATAACATTGTTCGTGGTGTTGTAGCAATTGAAATAGCAACAGGTGAGATTCACATCTTTCACGCTAAAACAGTTATGTTTGCAACTGGTGGATATGGTAGAGTTTACAGGATAACTTCAAATGCCGTTGTTGGGACAGGCGATGGTTTCGCAATTGTATATCGCAGAGGAATTCCTCTTGAGGATATGGAATTTGTTCAGTTTCATCCGACAGGGCTGTGGCGTCTTGGGATACTTGTCTCTGAAGCAGCAAGGGGTGAGGGTGGAGTGTTAAGGAATAAGTTTGGAGAAAGGTTTATGGAAAAATACGCTCCCACAATTAAAGATCTTGCTCCAAGAGATGTCATATCAAGGGCAATGTATACAGAAATTCGTGAAGGCAGGGGAATTCAAGGACCTGATGGAACTTATTATCTTTTGCTTGATCTGACGCATCTTGGTGCTGAAATCATAAATAAGAAACTCCCAGAGATAACTGGTTTTGCGAGGATTTATCTTGGGGTTGATCCACTAAAGGAACCAATACCTGTTCAGCCAACGACACATTATGCAATGGGCGGTATCCCAACAAATGTTGATGCTGAAGTCGTAATTGATGATAAGGGGACAAAAATAGAAGGATTTTACGCCGCCGGTGAAGTTGCATGTGTTTCAGTCCATGGTGCAAACCGACTTGGAACAAATTCGCTTCTTGACATAATTGTTTTCGGTCGCCGTGGCGGAAAGAAAATGGCTGAATACATCAAGGAACATGATTTCCCACCGCTTCCAAAAGATTCCGATGAATGGACGAGAAAAACAATTGAAAGAATTTTAAACAGCAATGGGAAAGAGCGCGTTTCAAGGATAAGAAAAGAACTTCAGGATGTGATGATGGATAAGGTTTCCGTATTTAGGACAGGAGATAGCATTAAAGAAGCAATTGAAAAAATAAAAGAGTTGAAGGAAAGATATAAAGAGATTAAAATTGATGACAAAGGCAAAAAATTTAACACAGATTTAATTGAGGCAATTGAACTCGGTAATTTACTTGACACGGCTGAGGCGATTGCTTATAGTGCCTTAAACAGAACTGAAAGCAGGGGAGCTCATTATCGCGAAGATTATCCAAAACGTGATGATCAAAACTGGTTGAAGCACACGCTTATTTATAAAAATGAAGAAAAAGAGCCAATCATAAAATACAAACCTGTTGTCATAACAAAAATTCCACCTATGGAGAGAAAATATTAA
- a CDS encoding succinate dehydrogenase / fumarate reductase membrane anchor subunit, whose product MSFKYYGSRKSGSIGWLLQRITGIFLIFAMVGHYILMHYTPETGHSYEQSIARFSNAYWKMFYLTFITLGLWHGLNGVWSILRDFKMKPWVAITLFGIIVVSGIAFWVLGVSTALKF is encoded by the coding sequence ATGTCATTTAAGTATTATGGTTCAAGGAAGAGTGGATCAATCGGTTGGCTTCTTCAAAGGATAACAGGGATATTTTTGATTTTCGCAATGGTTGGGCACTATATACTTATGCACTATACTCCTGAGACAGGACATTCCTATGAGCAGTCAATTGCAAGGTTTTCAAATGCTTACTGGAAGATGTTTTATCTTACCTTTATAACTTTAGGTTTGTGGCATGGATTAAACGGTGTATGGTCAATCTTGAGAGATTTTAAGATGAAACCATGGGTTGCGATCACGCTTTTTGGAATAATAGTTGTTTCTGGGATTGCTTTTTGGGTTCTTGGTGTAAGCACAGCTTTAAAATTTTAA
- a CDS encoding succinate dehydrogenase subunit C: protein MKVEKTHEGYFKLVASYKKESGGWAWIIHRISGLALTAYLYVHIYALSTLTKGKEAFDAEMALFQKPLFKLLEWLLFAFVLAHTLNGIRIVLVDFGRGAYYHKKAFAYLMIIGIIAFLVMGYFIFSHEIGQIFAGLI from the coding sequence ATGAAGGTAGAAAAAACTCATGAGGGATATTTCAAGCTTGTTGCTTCTTACAAAAAGGAATCGGGGGGATGGGCGTGGATAATCCACAGAATCTCTGGGCTTGCTCTAACAGCTTATCTTTATGTTCATATTTACGCCTTATCAACATTGACGAAAGGTAAAGAAGCTTTTGATGCGGAGATGGCTTTATTTCAAAAACCGCTTTTTAAACTCCTTGAATGGTTGTTATTTGCCTTTGTTCTTGCTCATACTTTAAATGGAATCAGAATTGTGCTTGTTGATTTTGGGAGGGGGGCGTATTACCATAAAAAGGCATTTGCTTACCTTATGATTATTGGAATCATTGCATTTCTTGTCATGGGTTATTTCATATTCAGCCATGAGATAGGACAAATTTTTGCCGGCTTAATTTAA
- a CDS encoding Glycosyltransferase involved in cell wall bisynthesis translates to MQVRKRQDKQLISIVIPLYNEVESLPELYDQIKEVVKTNRYNYEIIFVDDGSTDGSLDVLKKIRQNDKNVKIISFRRNYGKSAALAIGFEYAKGDVVITMDADLQDDPHEIPNLLKKLNEGFDLVSGWKKKRYDPLTKTIPSRIFNFVVSTLSGIKIHDFNCGLKAYKKSVTQDIKVYGELHRYLPVLAHWAGYKIGEIVVQHHPRKYGKTKFGVSRFLKGFLDLLTVMFTTRYFKRPLHLFGTVGLAVFLLGFGITFYLSLLKLIENISLSNRPLFILGVMLTIVGVQFISIGLLGEMITKAYQHLETYSIKEIHL, encoded by the coding sequence ATGCAAGTCAGAAAAAGGCAAGATAAACAGCTTATTTCAATTGTGATTCCACTTTATAATGAAGTTGAATCACTGCCCGAACTTTATGACCAAATAAAAGAGGTCGTGAAAACAAATCGCTATAACTATGAGATAATTTTCGTTGACGACGGCTCAACCGACGGCTCGCTTGATGTTTTGAAGAAAATTCGCCAAAACGACAAAAATGTTAAAATCATAAGCTTTAGAAGAAACTATGGAAAATCCGCAGCGCTTGCCATCGGATTTGAATACGCAAAAGGTGATGTCGTGATAACTATGGACGCAGATCTTCAAGATGACCCTCACGAAATTCCAAACCTCCTCAAAAAACTTAACGAAGGATTTGACCTTGTCTCCGGATGGAAAAAGAAAAGATATGATCCACTAACAAAAACGATACCATCAAGAATTTTTAATTTTGTCGTTTCAACCTTGTCAGGGATAAAAATTCACGACTTCAACTGTGGCTTAAAAGCATATAAAAAATCGGTTACACAGGATATAAAAGTTTATGGTGAACTCCACCGATATCTGCCTGTCCTGGCACATTGGGCTGGATATAAGATTGGTGAAATCGTTGTCCAGCATCATCCGAGAAAATATGGAAAAACTAAATTTGGGGTAAGCAGATTTTTAAAAGGATTTCTTGATCTTTTAACCGTAATGTTTACAACAAGATATTTCAAACGACCGCTTCATCTTTTTGGAACCGTTGGGCTTGCCGTTTTCCTACTTGGCTTTGGAATTACATTTTACCTTTCACTTTTAAAGCTAATTGAAAATATCTCCCTTAGCAATAGACCCTTATTTATCCTTGGCGTAATGCTCACAATTGTGGGAGTTCAATTCATCTCAATCGGCTTACTTGGAGAAATGATAACCAAAGCCTACCAGCATCTTGAAACATACTCAATTAAGGAAATACACCTTTGA
- a CDS encoding Glycosyltransferase involved in cell wall bisynthesis, with protein sequence MKIIIIGPAYPYRGGIAHYTGLLYKNLLKKDHSVKIFNFKRLYPKFLFPGKTQFETSPEIEKIESERIIDSINPLNWLIAGFKIVKEKPDLVIFKYWLPFFAPCFGSISAIVKIFSKAKIIFFCHNITPHEKFPLGNLLTKFAFAFSDHFIVQSSVVEEDLLKIKPKAKYKKVFHPIYEIFGKAIDKNEARKILGIKPDEKLLLFFGYIRAYKGLDILLRAMKFILSEFPVKLLIVGEFYENPQKYFKIVEEDGIADFVIFKSEYVPNEDVKIYFSASDLVVLPYLSATQSGIVQIAYNFSKPVITTNVGGLPEVVQDGITGLIVDPSPEKLAQAIVKFFNENLGPIFSRNIEEEKEKFSWENLIRTIEELN encoded by the coding sequence ATGAAAATAATAATCATTGGACCAGCTTATCCATATCGTGGTGGGATAGCGCATTACACAGGTTTGCTTTACAAAAACCTATTGAAGAAAGATCACAGCGTAAAAATTTTTAACTTTAAAAGATTATATCCAAAATTTCTTTTCCCCGGAAAAACACAATTTGAAACATCACCAGAGATTGAAAAAATTGAAAGCGAAAGAATAATTGATTCAATTAACCCATTAAACTGGCTAATCGCAGGTTTTAAAATCGTAAAAGAGAAACCTGATCTTGTAATCTTTAAATATTGGCTTCCGTTCTTCGCACCCTGTTTTGGATCTATTTCAGCAATAGTGAAAATTTTTTCTAAAGCGAAGATAATTTTCTTCTGTCATAACATCACCCCTCATGAAAAATTTCCACTTGGGAACCTTCTAACAAAATTTGCATTCGCATTTTCCGACCACTTCATCGTTCAATCAAGCGTAGTTGAGGAGGATCTGCTCAAAATAAAACCAAAAGCAAAATATAAAAAAGTTTTCCACCCAATTTATGAAATTTTTGGTAAAGCTATTGATAAAAACGAAGCGAGAAAAATTCTTGGCATTAAACCTGACGAAAAACTCTTGCTGTTCTTCGGTTACATCAGAGCATACAAAGGACTTGATATCCTTTTAAGGGCAATGAAATTTATCTTAAGTGAATTTCCCGTTAAACTTCTCATCGTTGGGGAATTTTATGAAAATCCGCAAAAGTATTTCAAAATAGTTGAAGAGGATGGAATAGCTGATTTTGTAATTTTTAAAAGTGAATATGTTCCAAATGAAGATGTGAAAATTTACTTCTCTGCTTCAGATCTTGTTGTTCTACCGTATCTTTCAGCAACACAAAGCGGAATTGTTCAAATTGCTTACAATTTTAGCAAGCCCGTTATCACAACAAATGTCGGCGGTCTCCCTGAGGTTGTGCAAGATGGTATAACTGGCTTAATTGTTGACCCCTCACCAGAAAAATTAGCTCAAGCGATAGTAAAATTTTTCAATGAGAACCTCGGACCGATTTTCTCCCGAAATATTGAAGAAGAAAAAGAAAAATTTTCCTGGGAAAATCTCATCCGCACAATAGAAGAATTAAATTGA
- a CDS encoding L-asparaginase, with protein sequence MKRILLIHTGGTFGMALKNGTLAPSAFIQKILEFVPEVKQIAEIESHIVTNIDSSNIGIEHWIKIADVISDNYEQFDGFVITHGTDTMTYTASALSFMLDGLSKPVILTGSQRPLSEIRTDARNNLINAVELATYSIPEVCIFFNNKLFRGNRTKKINIWGFDAFDSPNYPPLAEVGVGIEIYKGNFLKRENKNLVISKNFSDKVFCVKVFPSLKLDYLLSLLETDIKGFVIEAFGSGNLPNIEERSLIPFVREAVKMGKIVAISTQAVYGKVDLTLYQCGKDALDAGALSCKDMTTETAIVKLMFLFGKYGDDVEAVVNEFYRSIAGEISED encoded by the coding sequence ATGAAAAGGATTCTTCTTATTCACACTGGTGGAACTTTTGGTATGGCTTTGAAGAATGGCACACTTGCCCCGAGTGCATTTATACAAAAAATTCTTGAATTTGTTCCCGAGGTGAAACAAATTGCAGAGATTGAATCACATATAGTTACAAACATTGATTCCTCAAACATTGGGATTGAGCACTGGATAAAAATTGCAGATGTGATATCAGATAATTATGAGCAATTTGACGGGTTTGTGATCACTCATGGAACTGATACGATGACTTATACTGCTTCCGCCCTTTCGTTTATGCTTGATGGACTATCAAAACCAGTTATTTTAACAGGCTCACAACGCCCGCTTTCAGAGATAAGAACAGATGCAAGGAACAATCTTATAAACGCAGTTGAGCTTGCAACCTATTCAATTCCTGAGGTTTGCATTTTCTTTAATAATAAACTGTTTCGCGGAAATAGAACTAAAAAAATTAATATCTGGGGGTTTGATGCATTTGATTCACCTAATTATCCACCGCTTGCTGAGGTTGGGGTTGGGATAGAAATTTATAAGGGGAATTTTTTAAAGCGTGAAAACAAGAATCTTGTTATCTCAAAAAATTTTTCTGATAAAGTCTTTTGTGTGAAAGTTTTTCCATCGCTGAAACTTGATTACCTTTTATCGTTGCTTGAAACAGATATAAAAGGATTTGTAATTGAAGCGTTTGGTTCTGGGAATTTGCCAAATATAGAGGAAAGGTCTTTAATCCCGTTTGTTAGAGAAGCAGTTAAGATGGGGAAGATAGTTGCAATTTCAACACAGGCAGTTTATGGTAAGGTTGATCTTACACTTTACCAATGTGGGAAAGATGCACTTGATGCGGGGGCATTAAGCTGTAAAGATATGACAACTGAAACAGCAATTGTTAAGTTGATGTTTCTATTTGGCAAATACGGTGATGATGTTGAAGCAGTTGTTAATGAATTTTACAGGTCAATTGCTGGAGAGATATCGGAAGATTGA